Proteins encoded by one window of Gambusia affinis linkage group LG17, SWU_Gaff_1.0, whole genome shotgun sequence:
- the dbh gene encoding dopamine beta-hydroxylase has translation MRIFSKDVRLQDITIMYFTGLAALMVILVASYQAPSNAIDVSSLKPSPSSSLPPLPMPFRMPLDPLGNLQLAWNISYATQEVYIQLRVAELRHGVVLGMSDRGELTNADLVVLWDNGTRSYFGDAWSDSKGHVSLDSHQDYELIEAKQKADEFYLLFKRPFSTCDPRDYIIEEGTVHIIYGLLDQPLASLGDLNLSRIHMGVQRVLMLRPDMPSPTLPPDVKTMDVLAPNVIIPNQETTYWCFIQKLPDDLPKNHIVMYESVITPGNEAIVHHIEVFECAPDLREVPQYSGSCDDKMKPKKLNFCRHVLAAWAMGAEAFYYPPDAGLAIGGPGSSRFLRLEVHYHNPLLISGRHDSSGIRLHYTPNLRQYDAGIMELGLVYTPIMAIPPKQHTFYLTGYCTSKCTRTALPPGGIYVFASQLHTHLAGRGVRTVLVRGGKELEMVQEDQHFSTDYQTIRVLKKMINILPGDVLITKCTYNTEDRSKPTVGGFGIMEEMCVNYIHYYPRTQLELCKSHVDPGYLQKYFSFINRFHGNDQCVCGDSGVTDQYAQLHWDDFAGEVLDSLYNTAPISMHCNQSTARLFPGEWEKQPLPEVTSILPKHRYPCEGGAESYS, from the exons ATGAGGATCTTCAGCAAAGACGTCCGCCTTCAGGACATCACCATCATGTATTTCACTGGCCTGGCTGCCCTGATGGTCATCCTTGTGGCTTCGTATCAGGCGCCCTCCAACGCCATCGACGTGTCCAGCCTAAAGCCGAGCCCTTCCAGTTCTCTGCCACCTCTCCCCATGCCTTTCCGTATGCCTTTGGACCCACTTGGAAACCTGCAGCTGGCCTGGAACATCAGCTATGCCACCCAGGAGGTCTACATACAGCTGAGGGTTGCAGAGCTCAGACACGGGGTGGTCCTGGGGATGTCGGACCGCGGTGAACTCACCAACGCAGACCTGGTGGTGCTGTGGGACAATGGAACAAGGAGCTACTTTGGG GACGCATGGAGTGATAGCAAAGGCCATGTATCACTGGATAGCCATCAAGACTACGAGCTGATTGAAGCTAAACAGAAAGCTGATGAATTTTACTTGCTCTTCAAAAGACCATTTAGTACCTGTGATCCCAGAGATTACATCATAGAG GAAGGAACCGTGCACATCATCTATGGCTTGTTGGATCAACCACTTGCCTCTCTTGGAGATCTGAACCTGTCCAGAATCCACATGGGGGTTCAAAGAGTGTTGATGCTTCGCCCTGACATGCCATCACCCACTCTGCCTCCAGATGTGAAGACGATGGATGTTCTTGCTCCAAATGTCATCATACCAAACCAAGAAACTACCTATTGGTGCTTCATCCAGAAGTTGCCTGATGATTTGCCCAAGAACCACATTGTCATG TATGAATCTGTCATAACTCCAGGTAACGAAGCCATCGTGCACCATATTGAAGTGTTTGAGTGTGCACCAGATCTGCGAGAGGTACCACAGTACAGCGGCTCCTGTGACGACAAGATGAAACCCAAAAAGCTCAACTTCTGCCGCCATGTGCTGGCAGCGTGGGCAATGGGGGCTGAG GCTTTTTACTATCCCCCTGATGCAGGGCTGGCCATAGGTGGACCTGGTTCCTCAAGGTTTCTTCGTCTGGAAGTCCATTACCACAACCCTCTCCTTATATCTG GCAGGCATGACTCATCGGGAATACGACTGCATTACACTCCCAACCTGAGGCAGTACGATGCAGGGATCATGGAGCTGGGCCTCGTTTACACTCCTATCATGGCGATCCCTCCAAAGCAGCATACCTTCTATCTCACTGGGTACTGCACATCTAAGTGCACCCGGACT GCTTTGCCTCCAGGAGGTATCTATGTATTTGCCTCCCAGCTGCACACCCACCTGGCTGGCCGTGGGGTCAGAACAGTTTTGGTGAGGGGAGGGAAAGAGCTGGAAATGGTACAGGAAGACCAACACTTCAGTACAGACTACCAG ACAATACGAGTTCtgaagaaaatgataaatattttacca GGCGACGTCCTTATAACGAAGTGTACTTACAACACAGAGGACAGGAGCAAGCCTACAGTG GGAGGTTTTGGCATCATGGAGGAAATGTGCGTCAATTATATTCATTACTACCCTCGGACTCAACTGGAGCTCTGCAAGAGCCACGTTGACCCAGGGTacctgcagaaatattttagcttCATTAACAG GTTCCATGGAAAtgaccagtgtgtgtgtggcgaTTCTGGTGTGACAGATCAGTATGCTCAGCTACACTGGGATGATTTTGCCGGAGAAGTGCTGGACTCTCTTTATAACACAGCTCCCATCTCCATGCACTGCAATCAGTCCACTGCACGCCTCTTTCCT ggTGAATGGGAAAAACAGCCCCTACCAGAAGTGACCTCCATCCTACCAAAACATCGCTACCCCTGTGAAGGAGGTGCAGAGTCGTACAGCTGA